One window from the genome of Marinobacter bohaiensis encodes:
- a CDS encoding LuxR C-terminal-related transcriptional regulator — translation MVQQIIIADDHPLFRAALRQAVSEAVPDAEMVEVDSIKTLQAAVEEHPDADLVLLDLNMPGAHGFSGLVFMRGQYPGLPVMVVSGSEELQVMRRSIDYGASGFIPKSAPLPEITEAIRDVLDGEVWLPAGVAEKLERMQADVTDFSDKLASLTPQQFRVLGMLAEGLLNKQIAYDLDVSEATVKAHITAVFRKLGVRNRTQAVIAIQQMEIDPSDTSLSGS, via the coding sequence ATGGTTCAGCAAATTATTATTGCCGATGATCACCCGCTTTTCCGCGCCGCACTGCGACAGGCTGTGTCCGAAGCCGTGCCGGATGCCGAGATGGTGGAGGTCGACAGTATCAAGACGCTTCAGGCCGCGGTGGAGGAGCATCCGGATGCGGACCTGGTTCTGCTGGACCTGAACATGCCTGGGGCGCACGGTTTCTCCGGCCTGGTGTTCATGCGTGGCCAGTACCCGGGCCTGCCGGTCATGGTGGTGTCCGGTTCCGAGGAGCTGCAGGTGATGCGCCGGTCCATCGACTACGGCGCTTCCGGCTTCATCCCCAAGTCTGCGCCGCTGCCGGAGATCACCGAAGCGATCCGCGATGTCCTGGACGGCGAGGTCTGGTTGCCGGCCGGTGTGGCCGAAAAACTGGAGCGCATGCAGGCGGACGTCACCGATTTCTCCGACAAGCTGGCATCCCTCACGCCCCAGCAGTTCCGCGTGCTGGGCATGCTGGCGGAAGGTCTGCTCAACAAGCAGATCGCCTACGATCTGGACGTGTCCGAGGCGACGGTCAAGGCGCACATCACCGCGGTCTTCCGCAAGCTGGGCGTGCGCAACCGCACCCAGGCGGTGATCGCGATCCAGCAGATGGAAATCGATCCGTCGGATACGTCGTTGTCCGGCAGCTGA
- a CDS encoding fatty acid desaturase family protein, whose translation MNAAVKPESIPGQSFGEQDERALRDRMRKELPADTFKSETWRVIWFLPLQLVIWGCLLTILMAGLPWYANLGLGLVMGHTIGCQALLAHEVLHGALGMSRRWQNFFGWLGFGPLIAPPEFWRKWHNSIHHAHTNMGDTDPDSFGTLRRYKADPKQKKFPKLAPGSGTWYSLFFLTYSFSMHAQIVLWLQAKKRKQFKGFNRRLAIIQSLLCVAAWLVLAVISGPLALFTVLIPFMVANALGQGYILTNHFLRPQTETNNPLDNSMSLRTNPVLDRLHFRFSHHIEHHFFPKMPSTKAPRLREWLETHYPERYVAPTHWQAIKLLYKTPRVYKTPTVLVDPNRPERTVDLLPLQKAMCAATYKGSATG comes from the coding sequence GTGAATGCGGCTGTAAAACCCGAATCCATCCCCGGCCAGAGCTTTGGCGAGCAGGACGAACGCGCCTTGCGCGATCGCATGCGCAAGGAACTGCCGGCCGATACGTTCAAGAGTGAAACCTGGCGGGTGATCTGGTTCCTGCCCCTGCAACTGGTGATCTGGGGTTGCCTGCTGACCATCCTGATGGCCGGTCTGCCCTGGTACGCCAATCTGGGACTGGGGCTGGTCATGGGCCATACCATTGGTTGCCAGGCGCTGCTGGCGCATGAGGTGCTGCACGGCGCGCTGGGCATGAGCCGGCGCTGGCAGAATTTCTTTGGCTGGCTGGGCTTCGGTCCGCTGATTGCGCCGCCGGAGTTCTGGCGCAAGTGGCACAACTCGATCCACCACGCCCACACCAACATGGGCGATACGGACCCGGACAGCTTCGGCACCCTGCGTCGCTACAAGGCGGACCCGAAGCAGAAGAAGTTTCCCAAGCTGGCGCCGGGATCCGGCACCTGGTACAGCCTCTTCTTCCTGACCTATTCGTTCTCCATGCACGCCCAGATCGTACTCTGGCTGCAGGCGAAGAAGCGTAAGCAGTTCAAGGGGTTCAACCGGCGCCTGGCGATCATCCAGTCCCTGCTGTGCGTGGCGGCCTGGCTGGTGCTGGCGGTGATTTCCGGTCCGCTGGCGCTCTTTACCGTGTTGATTCCGTTCATGGTGGCCAACGCGCTGGGGCAGGGCTATATCCTGACCAACCATTTCCTGCGCCCGCAGACGGAAACCAACAACCCGCTGGATAACTCCATGAGCCTGCGGACGAATCCGGTCCTCGATCGGCTGCACTTCCGCTTCAGCCACCACATCGAGCACCACTTCTTCCCGAAGATGCCGTCCACCAAGGCGCCGCGTCTGCGGGAATGGCTGGAAACGCATTATCCGGAGCGCTACGTGGCGCCCACCCATTGGCAGGCGATCAAGCTGCTCTACAAGACGCCGCGGGTGTACAAGACGCCCACGGTGCTGGTGGACCCGAACCGGCCCGAGCGCACCGTAGACCTGCTGCCGCTGCAGAAAGCCATGTGCGCGGCCACCTACAAGGGGTCAGCTACCGGTTAG
- a CDS encoding sulfite exporter TauE/SafE family protein — protein MIPADLTLLDLILANLFLLAGACLQGVAGYGIGTLSAPLLFLVSPLFVPGPLVVNAVVLAILLLLRNRASIRFREVRYAIGGSVVGTTLAGLTLAVITGAAFDLVFGGLILFGVLLSVAGLKPALNPRNSVIAGAASGYMGTVVAVGGPPIAMIYQNEKGPLVRANMSAFFLFASCTSIVALYFAGRLGWLELKLFALTLPGVVAGFLLSATLVRRLPFSAMRPLILGIAAVAGIGAVIRGLTGS, from the coding sequence ATGATCCCCGCCGACCTCACCCTGCTCGACCTGATTCTCGCCAACCTGTTCCTGCTCGCCGGCGCCTGCCTGCAGGGCGTCGCCGGTTACGGTATCGGCACCCTGTCGGCGCCGCTGCTGTTCCTGGTCAGCCCGCTGTTCGTGCCCGGACCGCTGGTGGTGAACGCCGTGGTCCTGGCGATTCTCCTGCTGTTGCGCAATCGCGCCAGCATCCGTTTTCGCGAGGTTCGCTACGCCATCGGCGGCAGTGTCGTCGGAACCACGCTGGCCGGCCTGACCCTGGCGGTTATCACTGGCGCGGCCTTTGACCTGGTCTTCGGTGGGCTGATCCTGTTCGGCGTACTGCTCAGCGTGGCGGGACTCAAGCCGGCGCTGAACCCACGCAACAGCGTTATCGCCGGCGCCGCGAGCGGCTATATGGGCACGGTAGTGGCGGTGGGCGGCCCGCCCATCGCCATGATCTACCAGAACGAAAAAGGCCCGCTGGTGCGGGCCAATATGTCAGCGTTTTTCCTGTTTGCCAGCTGCACCAGCATTGTCGCCCTGTACTTCGCCGGACGCCTGGGCTGGCTGGAGCTGAAACTTTTCGCCCTCACCCTGCCCGGCGTCGTGGCGGGCTTCCTGCTCTCGGCGACGCTGGTCAGGCGGCTGCCGTTCAGCGCCATGCGACCGCTGATCCTGGGGATTGCGGCGGTCGCCGGCATCGGTGCGGTCATCCGCGGCCTAACCGGTAGCTGA
- a CDS encoding DUF1439 domain-containing protein, with product MRLPPLARFLTVAAFLMTLSGCAALSPYSVSESTLEGYLHDAVTDFDRQQLEAGSPLSVSLDQADITLGPDGREVAVLDIQGQVAVNAFMTKLPVDLKLKLEGAPVYDADQQAIFIRRLQLLDSSVESSLFKGDLKPVTDNVMRLVAQWLETVPVYRLNQDSFAERMIGMAPVDVKVAPGRLVLVPAE from the coding sequence ATGCGCCTGCCCCCGCTGGCTCGCTTCCTGACGGTTGCCGCCTTTCTCATGACACTGTCCGGCTGCGCCGCGCTGTCGCCCTACTCGGTCAGCGAGAGCACTCTGGAAGGCTACCTGCACGATGCGGTGACAGACTTCGACCGCCAACAGCTGGAAGCGGGATCGCCCCTGAGCGTATCACTGGACCAGGCGGATATCACGCTCGGGCCGGATGGCCGCGAGGTCGCGGTGCTCGACATCCAGGGCCAGGTGGCTGTGAACGCTTTCATGACCAAACTGCCGGTGGACCTGAAGCTCAAACTGGAGGGCGCGCCGGTCTACGACGCGGACCAGCAGGCGATCTTCATTCGCCGCCTGCAGTTGCTGGACAGCTCCGTCGAATCCAGCCTGTTCAAGGGCGATCTCAAGCCGGTAACCGATAACGTGATGCGCCTGGTCGCCCAGTGGCTGGAGACGGTGCCGGTGTACCGGCTCAACCAGGACAGCTTCGCCGAGCGCATGATCGGTATGGCGCCCGTGGACGTGAAGGTGGCCCCGGGCCGGCTGGTGCTGGTGCCCGCTGAATGA
- a CDS encoding HAD family hydrolase, with amino-acid sequence MGTRPAPRFDALAFDLDGTLVDSGLDFAALRRTLGFPEGIGLLEHIATLDDPAAVDHAHRVIHRFEMEGARGATWMPGARELLDHLRDAGVPVAILTRNSRAAVAATDAALSLGVELILTRDDAPPKPDPAGLLHIAETLGVAAGRMAYVGDFIDDLTTARRAGMVAGLYRNHRNSGYVDQADFVVRHFDELRAQQA; translated from the coding sequence TTGGGGACACGACCGGCACCACGATTCGACGCGCTCGCCTTCGACCTGGATGGCACCCTGGTTGACTCGGGGCTGGACTTCGCCGCCCTCCGCCGCACCCTGGGGTTTCCCGAGGGCATCGGCCTGCTGGAGCACATCGCCACTCTCGACGACCCGGCGGCCGTCGACCACGCCCACCGTGTGATTCACCGGTTCGAGATGGAAGGCGCCCGGGGCGCGACCTGGATGCCGGGGGCGCGGGAACTCCTGGATCATCTGCGTGACGCGGGCGTGCCGGTGGCGATCCTCACCCGCAATAGCCGGGCCGCCGTGGCGGCCACCGACGCGGCGCTGTCGCTGGGTGTCGAGCTGATCCTGACCCGGGACGACGCACCGCCCAAGCCGGACCCGGCGGGCCTGCTGCACATTGCAGAAACCTTGGGTGTGGCCGCCGGTCGTATGGCCTACGTGGGGGATTTCATCGACGACCTGACCACGGCGCGGCGCGCGGGCATGGTCGCCGGCCTCTACCGCAATCATCGCAATTCCGGCTATGTCGATCAGGCGGATTTCGTGGTGCGGCACTTCGACGAGCTGCGCGCTCAACAGGCCTGA
- a CDS encoding CPXCG motif-containing cysteine-rich protein — MLEPAHIQCPYCWETLEISVDPSVREQDYVEDCQVCCQPILIHVRFDDDDELQVEAEAEND, encoded by the coding sequence ATGCTTGAACCCGCACACATTCAATGCCCGTATTGCTGGGAGACGCTGGAGATCAGCGTCGACCCCAGCGTGCGCGAGCAGGACTACGTGGAAGACTGCCAGGTCTGCTGCCAGCCGATCCTGATCCACGTGCGCTTCGATGACGATGATGAATTACAGGTGGAGGCGGAAGCCGAGAACGACTGA
- a CDS encoding pyridoxal phosphate-dependent aminotransferase, producing MADGTQLNQASDTAPRKIKYRKTKARWHPSMQAIPVPGIRRMVNMAASMKDVIHLSIGQPDLPTPPHVIDAYIDALKAGQTGYTMDAGLPELLVALRDYYSKRYDRKLTRDNILITSGATEAMYLALSATAAPGRQFIVTDPSFLLYAPLIRMNGGEVKFIPTRIENNHQLDPDEVIAAMGQRTFAVVLNSPNNPTGAVYPRSTIETIVEECAYRGIQIFSDEVYDHLILDDQEYASVLRCSVDLDNIMCISSFSKTFSMAGLRVGWVISSQATIKSLRRYHMFTTSVANTPSQFAGVAALTGDQQCIRDMVGIYRERRDRIVDLVAQTPHLTGYQPGGAFFIFPDLPKHVDGSDLALRMLKETGVCVVPGDAFGEHTANALRFSFSAPVETIEEAFDRIIPWMAKQQF from the coding sequence ATGGCCGATGGAACACAGCTGAACCAAGCCAGCGACACTGCACCGCGCAAGATCAAGTACCGTAAGACCAAGGCCCGCTGGCATCCGTCGATGCAGGCCATCCCGGTGCCGGGCATCCGGCGCATGGTGAATATGGCCGCGAGCATGAAGGACGTGATTCACCTGTCCATCGGTCAACCGGATCTGCCCACGCCGCCACACGTGATCGACGCGTACATCGACGCCCTCAAGGCCGGCCAGACCGGCTACACCATGGATGCCGGCCTGCCCGAGCTGCTGGTGGCCCTGCGCGACTATTACAGCAAGCGCTACGACCGCAAGCTGACCCGGGACAACATCCTGATCACCTCCGGCGCCACCGAGGCCATGTACCTGGCCCTGTCCGCCACCGCCGCACCGGGCCGGCAGTTCATCGTGACCGATCCGTCGTTTCTGCTGTACGCACCGCTGATCCGCATGAACGGCGGCGAGGTGAAGTTCATCCCGACGCGCATCGAGAACAATCACCAGCTGGATCCGGACGAAGTCATCGCCGCCATGGGGCAGCGCACCTTTGCCGTCGTGCTGAACTCGCCCAACAACCCGACGGGCGCGGTCTACCCTCGCAGCACCATCGAGACGATCGTCGAGGAATGCGCCTACCGCGGCATCCAGATCTTCAGCGACGAGGTCTACGACCACCTGATCCTGGACGACCAGGAGTACGCCAGCGTGCTGCGCTGCAGCGTCGACCTGGACAACATCATGTGCATCAGCAGCTTCTCCAAGACCTTCAGTATGGCGGGTCTGCGCGTGGGCTGGGTGATCTCCAGCCAGGCCACCATCAAGTCGCTGCGGCGCTATCACATGTTCACCACGTCGGTGGCCAACACGCCCTCGCAGTTCGCCGGCGTCGCGGCGCTGACCGGTGACCAGCAGTGCATTCGCGACATGGTGGGCATCTACCGGGAACGGCGCGACCGCATTGTCGATCTGGTGGCGCAGACACCTCACCTGACCGGCTATCAGCCGGGCGGCGCCTTCTTTATATTCCCGGACCTGCCCAAGCACGTGGACGGCTCAGACCTGGCACTGCGCATGCTGAAGGAAACCGGGGTCTGTGTGGTGCCGGGAGACGCCTTCGGGGAGCACACGGCCAACGCCCTGCGTTTCAGTTTCTCGGCGCCGGTGGAGACCATTGAGGAAGCCTTCGACCGGATCATTCCGTGGATGGCCAAACAGCAGTTCTGA
- a CDS encoding D-2-hydroxyacid dehydrogenase: protein MTSSADKPIVTVLTAPDEKEPPGLDALRQRAEVRFASDEASLRETLPGTRVMMVTDFRTEALAAAWPTADKLEWIHATSAGVDALMFPALIDGDVTVTNAQGIFDRTIAEYVLCSILMFCKDFPNSIRLQQVHEWKHRETERAQGQRLLVVGAGSIGRQIARLAAGVGLNVHGTARTARQDDPDFEAVHSNDALVEQLGLADFVVVAAPLTPQTQGLFDRKAFQAMKRSARFINIGRGPIVRTDDLVASLQAGEIAGACLDVFEEEPLPPEHPLWDMGNVLTTAHMAGDFIGWRAALTDQFLDNFDRWQMGESLFNRVDKKLGYAAK from the coding sequence ATGACATCTTCCGCAGACAAGCCGATTGTGACTGTCCTCACTGCTCCGGACGAAAAGGAGCCGCCGGGGCTGGATGCCTTGCGGCAGCGGGCGGAGGTGCGCTTTGCCTCCGACGAAGCCAGCCTGCGCGAGACGCTGCCCGGCACCCGGGTGATGATGGTGACCGATTTTCGCACCGAGGCCCTGGCTGCCGCCTGGCCCACGGCGGATAAGCTGGAGTGGATCCACGCCACCAGCGCGGGGGTGGATGCCCTGATGTTTCCCGCCCTGATCGACGGCGATGTGACCGTCACCAACGCCCAGGGCATTTTCGACCGCACCATCGCCGAGTACGTGCTCTGCTCAATCCTGATGTTCTGCAAGGATTTTCCCAACTCCATCCGGTTGCAGCAGGTGCATGAGTGGAAGCACCGTGAAACCGAGCGCGCCCAGGGGCAGCGATTGCTGGTGGTGGGAGCCGGTTCCATAGGGCGTCAGATTGCGCGGTTGGCAGCGGGCGTGGGTCTCAACGTGCACGGCACCGCTCGCACCGCCCGTCAGGACGACCCGGATTTCGAGGCTGTGCACAGCAACGACGCGCTGGTCGAACAATTGGGCCTGGCGGATTTCGTGGTGGTGGCGGCGCCGTTGACGCCGCAGACCCAGGGGCTTTTCGATCGCAAGGCGTTCCAGGCGATGAAGCGCAGCGCGCGCTTTATCAATATCGGCCGAGGCCCCATCGTGCGTACCGACGACCTGGTGGCGTCGCTGCAGGCGGGCGAGATTGCCGGCGCCTGTCTGGACGTGTTCGAGGAAGAGCCGCTGCCCCCGGAGCACCCGCTGTGGGACATGGGCAATGTGCTGACCACCGCGCATATGGCGGGGGATTTCATCGGCTGGCGCGCGGCGCTGACCGATCAGTTCCTGGATAATTTCGACCGCTGGCAGATGGGTGAAAGCCTGTTCAACCGGGTCGACAAAAAGCTGGGCTACGCTGCGAAGTAG
- a CDS encoding isocitrate/isopropylmalate dehydrogenase family protein translates to MTSPHRIAITPGDGIGPEVIDQAIECLTLLRDRFQLDLDWEVFGWPSHQWHKTHGEIMPEDALEQLRAFDAILLGALGDPGPLKDPNRYLLPDSISLAPLLQMRKGFDQWVCERPARLLPGARQYLADERAKDIDMLVIRENSEGEYVAQGGRLRPGSEDEVATQMEVFTRRATDRIIRYGFEQARSRARARAEAGQTRQFETLDGRTCESQVCIITKRNALRYWGDLYTEAFEAIAAEYPDVATHHELVDAACMKFVQCPWAFDVVVASNLQGDILTDLAAVLSGGMGVAPSCNLNPDDPTMPSMFEPTHGSAPDIAGQGLADPTAMLFTTARMLQWLARDGDGKLQSAADALYEAMAADLAENGGERRPTRVVGEAVRNRIQA, encoded by the coding sequence ATGACCTCACCCCATCGAATCGCGATCACCCCCGGCGACGGGATCGGACCGGAAGTCATCGACCAGGCCATTGAGTGCCTGACGCTGCTGCGCGACCGGTTTCAACTGGATCTGGACTGGGAGGTGTTCGGCTGGCCGTCTCACCAGTGGCACAAGACCCATGGCGAAATCATGCCGGAGGACGCGCTGGAACAGCTGCGCGCCTTCGACGCCATCCTGCTGGGCGCGCTGGGTGATCCCGGCCCGCTGAAAGACCCGAACCGCTACCTGTTGCCGGACAGCATCTCCCTGGCGCCCCTGCTGCAGATGCGCAAGGGCTTCGACCAGTGGGTGTGCGAACGCCCCGCGCGCCTGCTGCCCGGTGCCCGGCAATACCTGGCGGACGAGCGCGCCAAAGACATCGACATGCTGGTGATCCGCGAGAACAGCGAAGGCGAGTACGTGGCCCAGGGCGGCCGCTTGCGGCCGGGTTCCGAGGACGAAGTCGCCACCCAGATGGAAGTCTTCACCCGGCGCGCCACCGACCGCATCATCCGTTACGGTTTCGAGCAGGCCCGCTCCAGGGCCAGGGCGCGGGCTGAAGCCGGCCAGACGCGCCAGTTTGAAACCCTCGACGGACGCACCTGCGAAAGCCAGGTGTGCATCATCACCAAACGCAACGCCCTGCGCTACTGGGGCGATCTCTACACCGAGGCTTTTGAGGCCATCGCGGCGGAATACCCGGACGTGGCGACCCACCACGAGCTGGTGGACGCCGCCTGCATGAAGTTCGTGCAGTGCCCGTGGGCGTTCGATGTGGTGGTGGCGAGCAATCTGCAGGGGGACATTCTCACCGATCTGGCGGCGGTGCTGTCCGGCGGCATGGGCGTCGCGCCGTCGTGCAACCTGAACCCGGACGATCCCACGATGCCGTCGATGTTCGAGCCCACCCACGGCAGCGCACCGGATATTGCCGGCCAGGGCCTGGCGGACCCCACCGCCATGCTGTTCACCACCGCGCGGATGCTGCAGTGGCTGGCCCGGGACGGTGACGGCAAACTGCAGTCCGCCGCCGATGCGCTTTATGAGGCGATGGCGGCGGACCTCGCTGAAAATGGCGGTGAGCGCCGCCCCACCCGGGTTGTTGGTGAAGCGGTGCGCAACCGCATCCAGGCCTGA
- a CDS encoding LysR family transcriptional regulator, whose amino-acid sequence MSRLDLNLLHVFDTIYREGSLTRAARALHLTQPAVSHSLSRLREHFGDPLFTRQGNQMVPTPLARRFAESMRPGLTQIQSAVNQFHAFDPARQPKTFSLGLRDILESTFLPQLMHNLEAYPEVDVVSQRIARREMETQLASGKIDFAVDVLLPVSNQTAHELLRRDRLVVVAGRHYPGLEGGLTLDAYLAARHVLVSSRTEGPGIEDFELSRLGVHRRIALRCQHYYAACRVAEQTDLLVTMPETYAQMIEQQAQVRVMPLPTDMQPLNVHLYWHSAYEKEPALLWFRQQLHRVAAI is encoded by the coding sequence ATGAGCCGACTCGACCTGAACCTGCTGCACGTTTTCGACACCATCTACCGGGAGGGCAGCCTGACCCGCGCCGCCCGCGCCCTGCACCTGACCCAGCCGGCGGTGAGCCATTCCCTGTCGCGCCTGCGCGAACACTTTGGCGACCCGCTGTTCACGCGTCAGGGCAACCAGATGGTGCCCACCCCGCTGGCCCGGCGTTTCGCCGAGTCCATGCGCCCGGGCCTGACCCAGATCCAGAGCGCGGTCAACCAGTTCCACGCCTTCGACCCTGCGCGCCAACCCAAGACCTTCTCGCTGGGCCTGAGGGACATTCTGGAATCCACCTTCCTGCCGCAGCTGATGCACAACCTGGAGGCCTATCCGGAGGTGGACGTGGTGAGCCAGCGCATCGCGCGGCGGGAAATGGAGACGCAGCTGGCCTCGGGCAAGATCGATTTCGCGGTGGATGTGCTGTTGCCGGTGAGCAACCAGACGGCCCACGAACTGCTGCGACGGGACCGGCTGGTGGTCGTGGCGGGCCGGCATTACCCCGGCCTGGAGGGAGGATTGACGCTGGACGCGTATCTGGCGGCCCGGCACGTGCTGGTGTCGTCGCGTACCGAGGGGCCCGGCATCGAGGATTTCGAGCTGTCGCGGCTCGGGGTGCACCGGCGCATCGCCCTGCGTTGCCAGCACTATTACGCCGCCTGCCGCGTCGCCGAGCAGACCGACCTGCTGGTGACCATGCCGGAAACCTACGCCCAAATGATCGAGCAGCAGGCGCAGGTACGGGTGATGCCGCTGCCGACCGACATGCAGCCGCTGAACGTACACCTTTACTGGCATTCGGCGTACGAGAAAGAACCGGCGCTGCTCTGGTTCCGGCAGCAGTTGCACCGGGTGGCCGCTATCTAG
- a CDS encoding acyl-CoA dehydrogenase family protein: protein MDFSPSEKGLDYLNRVKAFIRDEIQPIEATYYADMASLDNRWVELPIVAELKARAREQGLWNLFLPDEEYGCGLTNADYAMIAEETGRSFIAPEIFNCNAPDTGNMEVLIKYGSEAQKDAWLGKLLAGEVRSAFCMTEPAVASSDATNMAATAVVEGDEVVLNGRKWWSTGIGHPKCEVLIFMGLTDPEAPKHRQHSMVLVPKDTPGVTVERMLPVFGSYDEPYGHGEVSFDNVRLPRSAIIVGPGKGFEIAQGRLGPGRVHHCMRAIGAAERTLEILIQRAMTREAFGKPLAKLGGNPDIIANARMAIEQARLLTLKCAWLLDTQGIMGALSEVAMIKAVIPQMLQTIVDNAIQIHGGAGVSDDDFPLTQLFAYARVLRLADGPDEVHRGTVAKLELKKYAQ, encoded by the coding sequence ATGGACTTCAGCCCCTCGGAAAAAGGTCTGGACTACCTCAATCGCGTCAAGGCGTTTATCCGCGATGAGATTCAACCCATCGAAGCCACCTATTACGCGGACATGGCGTCGCTGGACAACCGCTGGGTGGAGCTGCCCATCGTCGCTGAGCTCAAGGCCAGGGCCCGCGAACAGGGGCTGTGGAACCTGTTCCTGCCGGATGAGGAATACGGCTGCGGCCTGACCAACGCCGACTACGCCATGATCGCCGAGGAAACCGGCCGCAGCTTTATCGCGCCGGAGATCTTCAACTGCAACGCGCCGGACACGGGCAACATGGAAGTGCTGATCAAGTACGGCTCCGAGGCGCAGAAAGACGCCTGGCTGGGCAAGCTGCTGGCCGGCGAGGTGCGCTCCGCGTTCTGTATGACCGAGCCGGCGGTGGCGTCCTCCGATGCCACCAATATGGCCGCCACCGCAGTCGTGGAAGGCGACGAGGTGGTGCTCAACGGGCGCAAGTGGTGGAGCACCGGCATTGGCCATCCCAAATGCGAAGTACTGATCTTCATGGGCCTGACCGATCCCGAGGCGCCCAAGCACCGTCAGCATTCCATGGTGCTTGTGCCCAAGGACACGCCGGGCGTGACGGTCGAGCGCATGTTGCCCGTGTTTGGCTCCTACGACGAACCCTACGGTCACGGTGAAGTCAGCTTCGACAACGTGCGCCTGCCCAGGAGCGCCATCATCGTCGGGCCGGGCAAGGGCTTCGAGATCGCCCAGGGCAGGCTGGGGCCGGGACGGGTGCACCATTGCATGCGCGCCATTGGCGCCGCCGAGCGGACCCTGGAAATCCTGATCCAGCGGGCCATGACCCGCGAAGCCTTCGGCAAGCCCCTGGCCAAACTGGGCGGCAACCCGGACATCATTGCCAACGCCCGCATGGCCATTGAACAGGCCCGCCTGCTGACCCTGAAATGCGCCTGGTTGCTGGACACCCAGGGCATCATGGGCGCGTTGAGCGAGGTGGCCATGATCAAGGCGGTGATCCCGCAGATGCTGCAGACCATCGTCGACAACGCCATCCAGATCCACGGCGGTGCCGGGGTCAGCGACGATGACTTCCCGCTGACCCAGCTGTTCGCCTACGCCCGCGTGCTGCGTCTGGCGGATGGACCGGATGAGGTGCACCGTGGCACCGTAGCCAAGCTGGAACTGAAGAAATACGCCCAGTAA
- a CDS encoding SDR family oxidoreductase, which translates to MTKRVFITGGASGLGRAMALRYAREGARVCIGDIQPEQGEAVEREISEAGGEGLFLPCDVRRIADLEQVKEQLVARWGGVDVVVNNAGVASSGSIEGTTLSDWEWILDINVMGVVRGCKVFTPLFKQQKQGAFVNIASMAGLMLAPLMGSYNVSKAGVIALSETLSMELRDHGVRVSCVCPAFFPTNLTDSMRSEMPGMDANVKKLMKRSGMTAEQVADDIVRAEEKGEFWVLPHAKERRMWILKRHAPWAFDWLMHQESKRWIRKFGGAA; encoded by the coding sequence ATGACAAAACGCGTTTTTATCACCGGCGGCGCCAGCGGCCTGGGCCGGGCGATGGCCCTGCGCTACGCCCGGGAAGGGGCCCGGGTCTGCATCGGCGATATCCAGCCGGAGCAGGGCGAAGCCGTCGAACGGGAGATCAGCGAAGCCGGCGGCGAGGGCCTGTTCCTGCCCTGCGACGTGCGCCGCATTGCCGACCTGGAACAGGTGAAGGAGCAGCTGGTGGCGCGCTGGGGCGGCGTGGACGTGGTGGTGAACAACGCCGGCGTGGCCTCCAGCGGCAGCATCGAAGGCACCACGCTGTCGGACTGGGAGTGGATCCTCGACATCAACGTGATGGGCGTGGTGCGCGGCTGCAAGGTGTTCACGCCGCTGTTCAAGCAGCAGAAGCAGGGCGCTTTCGTCAACATCGCCTCCATGGCGGGACTGATGCTGGCGCCGCTGATGGGCAGCTACAACGTGTCCAAGGCCGGCGTGATCGCCCTGTCCGAAACCCTGAGTATGGAGCTGCGCGATCACGGCGTCCGCGTGAGCTGCGTGTGCCCGGCGTTCTTCCCCACCAACCTCACCGATTCCATGCGTTCGGAAATGCCGGGCATGGACGCCAACGTCAAGAAGCTGATGAAGCGCTCCGGCATGACCGCCGAGCAGGTCGCCGACGACATTGTGCGTGCTGAAGAGAAAGGGGAATTCTGGGTCCTGCCCCACGCCAAGGAACGCCGCATGTGGATCCTCAAGCGCCACGCGCCCTGGGCCTTTGACTGGTTGATGCACCAGGAGAGCAAGCGCTGGATCCGTAAATTCGGGGGCGCCGCCTGA